Proteins co-encoded in one Trueperella abortisuis genomic window:
- a CDS encoding YajQ family cyclic di-GMP-binding protein — protein sequence MANSSFDVVSRYDAQEVDNAVNQTAKEVSQRYDFRNVDADITLKGDVITLTANTAERVLAILDVLQTKLIRRGLSLKQVDFGDGEPKLSGKLFHLSGSLKEGISQENAKKITKLIRDEGPKSVKAQIQGDEVRVTSKSRDDLQATIALLKAGSFDVALQFVNFR from the coding sequence GTGGCCAACTCTTCGTTCGACGTCGTCAGCCGCTACGACGCCCAAGAGGTCGACAACGCCGTCAACCAGACCGCCAAAGAGGTCAGCCAGCGTTACGACTTCCGCAACGTCGACGCCGACATCACGCTCAAGGGCGATGTCATCACGCTCACAGCCAACACCGCCGAGCGTGTGCTCGCCATCCTCGACGTGCTCCAGACCAAGCTCATCCGCCGCGGACTATCCCTGAAGCAGGTGGACTTCGGCGACGGCGAACCCAAGCTATCCGGCAAGCTCTTCCACCTGTCCGGCTCACTCAAAGAGGGCATCAGCCAGGAGAACGCGAAGAAGATCACCAAGCTGATCCGCGACGAGGGCCCTAAGTCCGTCAAAGCCCAGATCCAGGGCGACGAGGTGCGGGTGACCTCCAAGTCGCGCGACGACCTGCAGGCGACCATTGCCCTGCTCAAGGCCGGCTCCTTCGACGTCGCCCTCCAGTTCGTCAACTTCCGCTAA
- a CDS encoding UDP-N-acetylmuramate dehydrogenase → MSCYIPEPSEPTATVPPVRTTRYRGDSLAQMTTIGVGGPVAEVVNATSEAEIVDAVSTADAEGRPVLVVGGGSNILASDEPFDGVVVHDTRSAIETLMEDSCGGAEMRITAGTPWDEAVVYAIEHGWMGLEALSGIPGSVGAAPVQNIGAYGQEVAETLAQVRTWDRQTRQFRTLFLSDMKFGYRDSILKRSIAGASPRWVVLAVTFHMRRATLSRPIGYGQLARTLGVEIGERAPSSDVRAAVLELRASKGMVLDDADRDTYSLGSFFTNPVLSEEQAALLPPEAPRFGVARHDAVNQIGAAAPTIPGQVKTSAAWLIDHAGFKPGYNMPGPAALSTKHCLALTNRGGASGEDIAALAREIRDGVRDKFGVTLVPEPVLVGLQI, encoded by the coding sequence ATGTCGTGCTACATACCCGAACCTTCCGAGCCCACCGCCACGGTGCCCCCGGTCCGCACCACCCGCTACCGCGGCGACAGCCTCGCCCAGATGACCACCATCGGCGTGGGCGGCCCCGTGGCCGAGGTAGTCAACGCCACGAGTGAGGCCGAGATCGTCGACGCCGTCTCCACGGCCGACGCGGAGGGTCGGCCCGTGCTGGTGGTCGGCGGGGGATCGAACATCCTCGCCAGCGACGAGCCCTTTGACGGCGTCGTCGTCCACGACACCCGCTCCGCGATCGAGACGCTCATGGAGGACAGTTGCGGAGGCGCCGAAATGCGCATCACCGCGGGCACGCCCTGGGACGAAGCCGTGGTCTACGCGATCGAGCACGGCTGGATGGGCCTGGAGGCGCTGTCGGGTATCCCGGGTTCGGTGGGTGCCGCTCCCGTGCAAAACATCGGCGCCTACGGCCAGGAGGTGGCCGAAACCCTCGCGCAGGTGCGCACCTGGGACCGGCAAACCCGGCAGTTTCGCACGCTCTTCCTGTCGGATATGAAGTTCGGCTACCGAGATTCGATCCTCAAACGCTCAATCGCCGGCGCCAGCCCGCGCTGGGTGGTGTTGGCGGTGACGTTCCACATGCGCCGCGCCACGCTGTCCCGCCCGATCGGCTACGGGCAGCTCGCGCGCACGCTCGGGGTTGAGATCGGGGAGCGGGCGCCGTCGTCGGACGTGCGGGCCGCGGTGCTCGAGCTGCGCGCCTCGAAGGGCATGGTGCTTGACGATGCCGACCGCGACACGTACTCCCTCGGCTCCTTCTTCACCAACCCGGTGCTCAGCGAGGAACAGGCGGCGCTACTCCCGCCCGAGGCGCCCCGCTTCGGGGTGGCCAGGCACGACGCCGTCAACCAGATCGGCGCCGCGGCACCGACGATCCCGGGGCAGGTCAAGACCTCGGCGGCGTGGCTCATCGACCACGCAGGCTTTAAGCCCGGCTACAACATGCCCGGTCCGGCGGCGCTGTCCACCAAGCACTGCCTGGCGCTGACGAACCGTGGCGGGGCAAGCGGGGAGGACATCGCGGCGCTCGCGCGCGAGATCCGCGACGGGGTTCGCGACAAGTTCGGCGTCACCCTCGTTCCCGAGCCGGTACTGGTGGGCCTTCAGATCTAG
- the rplK gene encoding 50S ribosomal protein L11 yields the protein MPPKKKVAGLIKLQIEAGAATPAPPIGPALGQHGVNIMDFVKAYNAATESQRGNVIPVEITVYEDRSFDFVTKTPPAAELIKKAAGIAKGSGVPHTNKVGHLTADQLREIAKTKEPDLNANDIDNAARIIAGTARSMGVTTDEI from the coding sequence ATGCCACCCAAGAAGAAGGTTGCAGGTCTGATTAAGCTCCAGATCGAAGCTGGAGCGGCCACCCCTGCACCGCCGATTGGCCCCGCGCTGGGTCAGCATGGCGTGAACATCATGGACTTCGTCAAGGCCTACAACGCCGCGACGGAATCTCAGCGTGGAAACGTCATCCCGGTCGAGATCACCGTCTACGAGGATCGTTCATTCGACTTCGTGACCAAGACCCCGCCGGCTGCTGAGCTCATCAAGAAGGCAGCGGGAATCGCGAAGGGCTCCGGTGTTCCGCACACCAACAAGGTCGGCCACCTCACCGCAGATCAGCTGCGCGAGATCGCCAAGACCAAGGAGCCGGACCTGAACGCCAACGACATCGACAACGCTGCTCGCATCATCGCTGGCACCGCTCGCTCGATGGGCGTCACCACCGACGAGATTTAA
- a CDS encoding phosphotransferase, with translation MTKHAERRAVALLTGPSAGEMLSLALSPGIVRAWRLRAVNHRPGAGVSVGYSVTWDEVRHKSSAREVRERQDGYIVASTAKISRDRLDDAGAITLYADDLPVHVWEFPGDPELPALADACDPEAMAQLVGECDVELLGYRPTRRAVLRVQGASGVHYTKVVRPNAVDGLVGRHRACAEAGLPVPRVVACRPDGLVVTSSVGGTPLAVSFQSGRDLPAIFRSLTSTLDALPPAALDLPYRPAWAERCEHYARAAGAAMPELAGRAGDLAAGILRVRKSAHYGPLVSTHGDFYEANVLVSGGRVSGLLDLDSLGPGYRADDWGCLLGHLSVLPGLSEKYAGARRIQEDWYARAAHDADPAAIAASAAGVVLSLVASTRQRGRSDWKDQARCRLEVAEDWLARAR, from the coding sequence ATGACCAAGCACGCCGAGCGCCGAGCCGTTGCTCTCCTCACCGGCCCATCCGCGGGGGAGATGCTGTCCTTGGCGCTGAGCCCGGGGATCGTGCGTGCCTGGCGACTGCGGGCCGTCAATCATCGCCCGGGCGCCGGGGTCTCGGTGGGGTATTCAGTCACGTGGGACGAGGTACGCCACAAGTCGAGCGCGCGGGAGGTGCGCGAGCGGCAGGACGGCTACATCGTGGCCTCCACCGCCAAAATCTCACGCGATAGGCTCGACGACGCCGGAGCCATCACTCTCTACGCCGACGACCTGCCCGTCCACGTGTGGGAGTTTCCCGGGGACCCGGAGCTGCCCGCGCTCGCGGACGCGTGCGACCCCGAGGCGATGGCTCAGCTCGTGGGGGAGTGCGACGTCGAGTTGCTCGGCTATCGCCCCACGCGGCGGGCGGTGTTGCGCGTGCAGGGTGCCTCAGGCGTGCACTACACCAAGGTGGTCCGCCCGAACGCCGTGGATGGCCTTGTCGGCCGGCACCGCGCCTGTGCCGAAGCCGGCCTGCCCGTCCCGCGCGTGGTGGCCTGCCGCCCCGACGGCCTGGTGGTGACATCCTCGGTTGGGGGAACGCCGCTGGCCGTCAGTTTTCAAAGCGGGCGGGACCTGCCCGCGATCTTCAGGTCATTGACCAGCACGCTCGACGCGTTGCCGCCCGCCGCGCTGGACCTGCCCTACCGCCCCGCCTGGGCTGAGCGTTGCGAGCACTACGCGCGAGCAGCGGGCGCCGCCATGCCGGAGCTTGCCGGGCGGGCCGGCGACCTGGCGGCGGGAATCCTGCGCGTTCGCAAAAGCGCCCACTACGGGCCACTCGTGTCCACCCACGGCGACTTCTATGAGGCGAACGTGTTGGTGAGCGGCGGTCGGGTGAGCGGCTTGCTCGACCTTGACTCCCTCGGTCCCGGCTACCGCGCCGACGACTGGGGGTGCCTGCTTGGCCACCTGTCCGTGCTGCCTGGCCTCAGCGAGAAGTATGCCGGGGCGCGCCGGATCCAGGAGGACTGGTACGCCCGAGCCGCCCACGACGCCGACCCCGCGGCGATCGCCGCCTCCGCTGCCGGCGTCGTGCTTTCGCTTGTCGCCTCGACCCGGCAGCGGGGCAGGAGCGACTGGAAGGATCAGGCCCGATGCCGGCTTGAGGTGGCCGAGGACTGGCTGGCACGGGCCCGATAG
- a CDS encoding FAD-dependent oxidoreductase: MADRPLHVAVIGAGPAGIYASDILSKSGVEVKIDLYEKLPAPYGLVRYGVAPDHPRIKAIINALYNVLQRGDIRLVGNVEIGRDLTFDELHEHYDAVIIATGADQDRPFNIPGSNLPEVYGAADFVYWYDGHPDYPRTWPLEAKEIAVLGVGNVALDVARILAKHPDDLMVTEIPGNVEEGLRTSPVTDVHIFGRRGPAQVKFTPMELRELGQVPDVDVIVYPEDFDYDAGSEKAMEESKMTRQVVEQLTEWVFQEPEDLTASRRIHIHMLQQPAEILGEEHVEGIRMERTALQGDGTVKGTGEFIDYPVQAVYRAVGYFSSEIPGAPYDAVRGIVPNTEGRVTREDGEVIPGMYATGWIKRGPVGLIGSTKSDAQETVGHLVEDYQEGKLHATTDALGWEETAKVLEERGVRYTTWRGWELLNEYEMALGADQGRARIKVVERETMTAVSRGEEHDGKLY; the protein is encoded by the coding sequence GTGGCCGATCGTCCACTTCACGTAGCAGTCATTGGAGCCGGCCCGGCCGGAATCTACGCCTCGGACATCCTGTCCAAGTCGGGAGTCGAGGTCAAGATCGACCTGTACGAGAAGCTCCCGGCGCCGTACGGGCTGGTGCGCTACGGCGTCGCCCCTGACCACCCGCGCATCAAGGCGATCATCAACGCCCTGTACAACGTGCTCCAACGCGGCGACATCCGTTTGGTGGGCAACGTGGAGATCGGGCGCGACCTCACGTTCGACGAGCTGCACGAGCATTACGACGCCGTCATCATCGCCACGGGTGCCGACCAGGATCGCCCGTTCAACATTCCCGGTTCTAACCTGCCGGAGGTCTACGGTGCAGCCGACTTCGTCTACTGGTACGACGGCCACCCCGACTACCCGCGCACCTGGCCGCTCGAGGCTAAGGAGATCGCGGTGCTCGGCGTGGGCAACGTCGCGCTCGACGTCGCCCGCATCCTCGCCAAGCACCCGGACGACCTCATGGTCACCGAGATTCCGGGCAACGTGGAAGAGGGCCTGCGCACGTCGCCCGTCACCGACGTCCATATCTTCGGTCGTCGCGGTCCCGCCCAGGTGAAGTTCACCCCGATGGAGCTGCGTGAGCTGGGCCAGGTTCCCGACGTCGACGTGATCGTCTACCCCGAGGACTTCGACTACGACGCCGGCTCGGAGAAGGCGATGGAGGAGTCGAAGATGACCCGGCAGGTCGTCGAGCAACTCACCGAGTGGGTCTTCCAAGAGCCCGAGGATCTCACCGCTTCGCGCCGCATCCACATCCACATGCTCCAGCAGCCGGCTGAGATCCTGGGCGAGGAGCACGTGGAAGGCATCCGGATGGAACGCACCGCCCTCCAGGGTGACGGCACGGTCAAGGGCACCGGCGAGTTCATCGACTACCCCGTCCAGGCCGTCTACCGTGCGGTGGGATACTTCTCCTCGGAGATCCCCGGTGCTCCCTACGACGCCGTCCGCGGGATCGTCCCCAACACCGAGGGGCGCGTCACGCGTGAGGACGGGGAGGTCATCCCCGGCATGTACGCCACCGGTTGGATCAAACGCGGGCCGGTGGGCCTGATCGGCTCCACGAAGTCCGACGCGCAGGAGACCGTGGGGCACCTCGTGGAGGACTACCAGGAAGGCAAGCTGCACGCCACCACCGACGCTCTCGGCTGGGAGGAGACGGCGAAGGTTCTCGAGGAGCGAGGCGTGCGCTACACCACGTGGCGCGGCTGGGAGCTGCTCAACGAATACGAGATGGCGCTTGGCGCCGATCAGGGACGTGCACGTATCAAGGTGGTCGAGCGCGAGACTATGACGGCCGTCTCCCGTGGCGAGGAGCACGACGGCAAGCTCTACTAG
- a CDS encoding IS1249 family transposase, which translates to MGNPRCKICGGTTQKWGSTRAGRPRLRCPTCGASQSRRNDTRARHFSAFLDFVTGKHTLADYGPKARTIRRRNEPFWHLWPVSPLVDEVSHVVFVDGIYLSHKLVVLIACTKTHVLGWYVAKGETTRAWQALMSRIAPPDVVVCDGGQGIASAVKTTWPGTRIQRCVFHAYSAVKRKTTTRPRTQAGVDLYGLAQALLEVATYEQAVAWMSKLAAWNTTYKQFLAQRTRLPDGRLVPTHARLIQAKNCLNTLVKQGTLLTFLDPALDLEGDPIPRTSNLIEGGINTQLRCVLRAHRGMSLDHQVKTVLWWCYLHTEFPATPAHILKTTITDQQIIDQFDKASHRAQAQAEIDRWGTAVNWTDFHHNGTWHETY; encoded by the coding sequence ATGGGAAATCCTCGATGCAAAATCTGTGGTGGCACGACGCAAAAATGGGGCTCAACTCGAGCAGGTAGGCCAAGGTTGCGCTGTCCAACATGTGGGGCAAGCCAGTCTCGGCGTAACGATACCCGCGCCCGGCATTTCAGTGCGTTTTTAGACTTCGTCACCGGCAAACACACCCTGGCCGATTACGGGCCCAAGGCACGCACCATACGACGGCGTAACGAACCATTTTGGCATCTATGGCCAGTTTCCCCACTGGTCGACGAAGTCAGCCACGTGGTCTTTGTTGACGGGATCTACCTGTCCCACAAGCTGGTCGTCCTGATCGCGTGTACCAAGACTCACGTGCTTGGCTGGTACGTGGCCAAGGGCGAGACCACCCGCGCCTGGCAAGCCTTAATGTCCCGGATCGCGCCCCCAGATGTTGTCGTGTGTGATGGTGGGCAAGGCATCGCCAGCGCGGTGAAGACTACCTGGCCTGGAACCCGGATCCAACGCTGTGTCTTTCACGCCTATAGCGCGGTCAAGCGTAAGACCACCACCCGGCCACGCACTCAGGCAGGTGTTGATCTCTACGGTCTTGCTCAAGCCCTGCTCGAGGTCGCCACCTATGAGCAGGCAGTGGCATGGATGAGCAAACTCGCCGCCTGGAACACCACCTACAAACAGTTCCTCGCCCAGCGCACCCGGCTACCAGACGGACGCCTCGTTCCCACCCATGCCCGGCTGATCCAGGCCAAGAACTGCCTCAACACGCTGGTCAAACAAGGCACGCTGTTGACCTTCCTTGATCCCGCCCTTGACCTTGAAGGTGACCCCATTCCCAGGACGTCGAACCTGATCGAGGGCGGGATTAATACCCAACTACGCTGCGTGCTACGAGCCCACCGGGGCATGAGTCTTGATCACCAGGTCAAGACCGTGTTGTGGTGGTGCTACCTGCACACCGAGTTCCCTGCCACCCCAGCACACATCCTCAAGACCACGATCACCGACCAGCAGATCATTGACCAATTCGACAAGGCCAGCCACCGCGCCCAAGCACAAGCCGAGATCGACAGATGGGGAACCGCAGTTAACTGGACCGACTTCCACCACAACGGAACCTGGCACGAAACCTACTAA
- the secE gene encoding preprotein translocase subunit SecE, which translates to MSQAAASRRESESKGLWQRIITFFKEVVAELKKVQRPTRSELWQLFLTVVFFVAVVMAFVGVIDVVFNQAMFWIFG; encoded by the coding sequence GTGAGCCAAGCAGCAGCATCGCGACGCGAGTCTGAGTCCAAGGGCCTGTGGCAGCGCATTATTACCTTCTTCAAGGAGGTCGTGGCCGAGCTCAAGAAGGTTCAGCGCCCGACCCGCTCGGAGCTGTGGCAGCTGTTCCTCACGGTGGTGTTCTTCGTGGCCGTCGTAATGGCGTTCGTTGGCGTGATTGACGTGGTCTTCAACCAGGCCATGTTCTGGATCTTTGGCTAG
- the nusG gene encoding transcription termination/antitermination protein NusG, which translates to MSQSIDDIFSDKAEEALPVASAEEADAEQVADVEQVAVVESGLDDAEAPADGEEESAAAEEAAPEPEVADDGVVTEETVRERLRGLPGDWYVLHTYAGYEKRVKQDIESRAHTMNMEDFIFEVQVPMEDVYEVKKGQRKLVTRVRMPGYALIRMEMTDDSWRTVQETNGVTGFVGNGRDPVALTQAEVVQMLTPVVEQEAAEAAKAAGKPIISGAPAIVADYEVGETVTLTTEPWVGMPATISQVDAANQRLTVLMTLVGQETPVDLSFGQVEKMD; encoded by the coding sequence ATGTCTCAATCGATCGACGATATTTTCTCCGATAAGGCCGAGGAGGCGCTACCCGTCGCGTCAGCTGAGGAGGCCGACGCGGAGCAGGTTGCCGACGTCGAGCAGGTTGCCGTCGTCGAGTCTGGACTCGACGACGCCGAGGCTCCGGCCGATGGCGAAGAGGAGAGCGCTGCGGCCGAGGAGGCTGCGCCCGAACCGGAGGTTGCGGACGACGGCGTCGTGACGGAGGAAACCGTGCGCGAACGGCTACGCGGCCTGCCCGGTGACTGGTACGTGCTACACACGTACGCGGGCTACGAAAAGCGTGTCAAGCAGGACATCGAATCGCGTGCCCACACCATGAACATGGAGGATTTCATCTTCGAGGTTCAGGTGCCGATGGAAGATGTTTACGAGGTCAAGAAGGGCCAGCGTAAGCTCGTCACCCGCGTGCGCATGCCCGGCTACGCCCTCATCCGCATGGAGATGACGGACGACTCGTGGCGGACCGTCCAGGAGACGAACGGCGTGACCGGCTTCGTCGGTAATGGCCGCGATCCGGTTGCTTTGACCCAGGCTGAGGTCGTGCAAATGCTCACGCCCGTGGTCGAGCAGGAGGCCGCCGAGGCCGCCAAGGCCGCCGGTAAGCCCATCATTTCAGGCGCCCCCGCGATCGTTGCCGACTACGAGGTGGGCGAGACCGTGACGCTTACCACCGAGCCGTGGGTCGGAATGCCCGCTACAATTTCTCAGGTTGACGCGGCGAACCAGAGGCTCACCGTGCTCATGACTCTTGTCGGCCAGGAAACCCCGGTCGACCTGTCCTTCGGCCAGGTGGAGAAGATGGACTAA
- a CDS encoding adenosine deaminase produces the protein MRDLKTLPKAHLHLHFTGSMRVTTLIDLAREQGVRLPANLTDTQAMQVPANERGWFRFQRAYDAARKVVRSEAAMRRIVREAAADDAAEGSRRLELQIDPTSYAPFVGGITPALEIVLDEAQVASRETGVEVAIIVAASRIKHPLDARTLARLAAKHAGDGPGQVIGFGLSNDERRGDTAQWAAAFNIARKAGLASMPHAGELLGPDHIRQVIEYLRPTRLGHGVRTAEDADLLARIVGAGIALEVCPASNISLGVYSNPENVPLRVLYNAGAQIALSADDPLLFLSRLTDQYQIARDQGFSDRDLAGFARDSITASMAHIESKQKWLAEVDDWLATPDAD, from the coding sequence ATGCGAGATCTGAAGACTTTGCCCAAAGCACACCTTCATCTTCATTTCACCGGCTCCATGCGCGTTACGACCCTCATTGATCTCGCCCGCGAGCAGGGAGTGCGACTGCCCGCCAACCTCACCGACACCCAGGCGATGCAGGTGCCCGCGAACGAACGCGGCTGGTTTCGCTTCCAGCGCGCCTACGACGCCGCCCGCAAGGTAGTGCGCTCGGAGGCCGCTATGCGCCGGATCGTGCGGGAGGCCGCCGCCGACGACGCCGCGGAGGGCTCGCGCCGCCTGGAGCTGCAGATCGACCCCACCTCGTACGCGCCGTTCGTCGGGGGTATCACCCCCGCGCTGGAGATCGTGCTCGACGAGGCGCAGGTCGCCTCGCGCGAAACAGGCGTGGAGGTCGCCATCATCGTGGCGGCTTCGCGGATCAAGCACCCACTCGACGCCCGCACGCTCGCCCGCCTTGCCGCCAAGCACGCCGGCGACGGGCCCGGCCAGGTGATCGGCTTCGGGCTGTCCAACGACGAGCGGCGCGGCGACACCGCCCAGTGGGCCGCCGCCTTCAACATCGCGCGCAAGGCGGGGCTCGCCAGCATGCCGCACGCCGGGGAGCTACTCGGCCCCGACCACATCCGCCAGGTCATCGAATACCTGCGCCCCACGCGGCTCGGGCACGGGGTGCGCACGGCGGAGGACGCCGACCTGCTGGCCCGCATCGTCGGTGCGGGCATCGCGCTTGAGGTCTGCCCGGCGTCCAACATCTCGCTCGGCGTGTACTCCAACCCCGAGAACGTGCCGCTGCGGGTGCTCTACAACGCCGGCGCGCAGATCGCCCTATCCGCCGACGATCCCCTGCTCTTCCTCTCCCGGCTCACCGACCAGTACCAAATCGCCCGCGACCAGGGATTCTCCGACCGCGACCTCGCGGGCTTCGCCCGCGACTCGATCACCGCTTCCATGGCACACATCGAGTCCAAGCAGAAGTGGCTGGCCGAGGTGGACGACTGGCTCGCCACCCCCGACGCGGACTGA
- a CDS encoding peptidoglycan bridge formation glycyltransferase FemA/FemB family protein gives MQFIEVPREEYDAFVASHPLCNVLQSSAWAEVKNWGHSLTGLRDDTGALVAVGLVLKRHLPLGMSFWYMPHGPILDFEGPYLEVYLRELRAFAKKNRAVAVRIDPFVPVRKAPLAELPESYDPRARHIGRRIESAGFKHLGFVKGLHESLQPRFMPVTFRPAELADAVPASAGAAPAAQPGIPAVAVATYQATLPKKSRTLANNARNRFVEVTSGGADVLDEFLSVIEQTEEEKGIRLRSREYYEKILAAYGDDAKVYLATLDVDSAIATYTARRDADSAELAATPANAKKKRNRLQDAIASAAKNIAELEESGQRGRVTLAGVLMVRFGTSAEMLYAGTNRHFGNIPAQHLMWVVALGEGFASGLESVSLGGVDGSLADSLMRFKSRFNPTIVEKIGEFQTNINPLGRLASYYLSRR, from the coding sequence GTGCAATTCATCGAGGTTCCGCGCGAGGAATACGATGCCTTTGTGGCGAGCCACCCGCTGTGTAACGTGCTGCAGTCCTCGGCATGGGCTGAGGTGAAGAACTGGGGCCATTCGCTGACGGGCTTGCGCGACGATACGGGCGCCCTGGTCGCGGTTGGCCTGGTACTCAAGCGCCACCTTCCGTTGGGGATGAGCTTTTGGTACATGCCGCACGGCCCGATCCTCGATTTCGAGGGCCCCTACCTGGAGGTCTACCTGCGCGAGCTACGTGCGTTCGCGAAGAAGAACCGGGCGGTGGCCGTGCGGATTGACCCGTTCGTGCCCGTCCGCAAGGCCCCGCTGGCCGAGTTGCCCGAGAGCTACGACCCGCGTGCCCGCCACATCGGCCGCCGCATCGAGTCCGCCGGCTTCAAGCACCTCGGTTTCGTCAAGGGCCTGCACGAGTCGCTCCAGCCGCGCTTCATGCCGGTCACGTTCCGCCCGGCCGAGCTCGCCGACGCCGTCCCCGCGTCTGCAGGCGCCGCTCCGGCCGCCCAGCCCGGCATTCCCGCCGTCGCCGTCGCCACCTACCAGGCCACCTTGCCGAAGAAGTCGCGCACGCTGGCCAACAACGCGCGCAACCGATTCGTGGAGGTCACCTCGGGCGGGGCCGACGTGCTGGATGAGTTCCTCTCCGTCATTGAGCAGACCGAGGAGGAGAAGGGGATCCGCCTGCGCTCCCGGGAGTATTACGAGAAAATCCTTGCCGCCTACGGGGATGATGCCAAGGTTTATCTGGCCACCCTCGACGTCGACTCCGCGATCGCCACCTACACCGCCCGCCGCGACGCCGATTCCGCCGAGCTCGCCGCCACCCCGGCCAATGCGAAGAAGAAGCGCAACCGCCTGCAGGATGCGATCGCCTCGGCTGCCAAGAACATCGCGGAGCTTGAAGAGTCGGGCCAGCGCGGCCGCGTGACCCTGGCCGGCGTTCTCATGGTCCGCTTCGGCACCTCGGCGGAGATGCTGTACGCGGGCACGAACCGCCACTTCGGTAATATCCCGGCCCAGCACCTCATGTGGGTGGTGGCGCTCGGCGAGGGCTTCGCCTCTGGGCTGGAGTCCGTCTCGCTCGGTGGCGTGGACGGCTCGCTGGCCGACTCCCTCATGCGGTTCAAATCTCGCTTTAACCCCACGATCGTGGAGAAGATCGGGGAATTCCAGACGAACATCAACCCGCTTGGCCGCCTGGCCAGCTACTACCTTTCGCGCCGATAG
- the rpmG gene encoding 50S ribosomal protein L33, producing MASKSADVRPKITLACEVCKERNYITKKNRRNTPDRLEMKKYCPRCNASTTHRETR from the coding sequence GTGGCTAGTAAGTCTGCAGACGTTCGCCCCAAGATCACCCTCGCATGCGAGGTTTGCAAGGAGCGCAACTACATTACGAAGAAGAACCGTCGCAACACGCCGGACCGCCTGGAGATGAAGAAGTACTGCCCCAGGTGCAACGCGTCGACCACCCACCGCGAGACCCGCTAG
- a CDS encoding pyridoxal phosphate-dependent aminotransferase, with amino-acid sequence MATQPRTRVSQRLAALQPSATLAVDAKAKALKAAGQPVIGFGAGEPNFPTPAHIVAAAIEAASDPKNHKYTIAKGLPELRAAIAQKTKADSGVVVDPDNIIVTNGGKQAVYQAFVSLLDDGDEVILPAPYWTTYPEAITLCGGVPVEVFAGSDQHYKVTVAQLDAALSEHTKVLLLCSPSNPTGSVYTPEELREIGQWALDNGIWVISDEIYEHLIYSGEMAYILHEVPELQNQTIIVNGVAKTYAMTGWRVGWMHGPADVMKKVANFQSHITSNVNNIAQRAAIAALTGDQGVVEEMKEAFDRRRTTLVSMLREIEGFEVPEPTGAFYVFPNVQAVLGKDINGRVATTTSELAEIILEEAQVAVVPGEAFGAPGYIRLGYALGDEDLVEGVERIQRLFA; translated from the coding sequence ATGGCAACACAACCACGTACCAGAGTCTCCCAGCGCCTCGCCGCGCTCCAACCGTCCGCCACCCTCGCCGTCGACGCGAAGGCCAAGGCCCTCAAGGCCGCAGGTCAGCCCGTCATCGGCTTCGGTGCCGGCGAACCGAACTTCCCCACCCCGGCCCACATCGTCGCCGCCGCGATCGAGGCCGCCTCCGACCCGAAGAACCACAAGTACACCATCGCCAAGGGCCTACCCGAGCTAAGGGCTGCCATCGCCCAGAAGACGAAGGCGGACTCCGGCGTCGTCGTCGACCCGGACAACATCATCGTCACCAACGGCGGCAAGCAGGCCGTCTACCAGGCTTTCGTCTCGCTCCTCGACGACGGCGACGAGGTCATCCTTCCCGCGCCCTACTGGACCACCTACCCCGAGGCGATCACGCTATGCGGGGGCGTGCCCGTGGAGGTATTCGCGGGCTCCGATCAGCACTACAAGGTCACCGTCGCCCAGCTGGACGCCGCGCTGAGCGAGCACACGAAGGTGCTGCTCCTGTGTTCCCCGTCCAACCCCACCGGCTCGGTCTACACCCCCGAAGAACTGCGCGAGATTGGTCAGTGGGCGCTGGACAACGGCATCTGGGTCATCTCCGACGAGATCTACGAGCACCTCATCTACTCCGGCGAGATGGCCTACATCCTGCACGAAGTCCCCGAGTTGCAAAACCAGACCATCATCGTCAACGGCGTGGCTAAGACCTACGCCATGACCGGCTGGCGCGTGGGCTGGATGCATGGCCCGGCCGACGTGATGAAGAAGGTGGCCAACTTCCAATCCCACATCACCTCCAACGTCAACAACATCGCCCAGCGCGCCGCCATCGCGGCCCTCACCGGCGACCAGGGCGTGGTCGAGGAGATGAAGGAGGCCTTCGACCGCCGCCGCACGACCCTCGTATCGATGCTGCGCGAGATCGAGGGCTTCGAGGTCCCCGAGCCGACCGGCGCCTTCTACGTTTTCCCCAACGTCCAGGCGGTGCTCGGCAAGGACATCAACGGGCGCGTGGCCACCACCACCTCCGAGCTGGCCGAAATCATCCTCGAGGAAGCACAGGTCGCGGTTGTCCCGGGCGAGGCCTTCGGCGCGCCTGGCTACATCCGCCTCGGCTACGCACTCGGCGATGAGGACCTCGTGGAAGGCGTGGAGCGCATCCAGCGCCTGTTCGCCTAA